GGCGTGGACACCGCCGCCTCGCCCGAAGAAACAGCCTCCGCCAACCGCCGGTTTGCCGCAGCCGGCATAAAAGCGGAAATGACGGTTTCGTTAACGGCAGCGCGCGCGCTGCTGCCGGGCGAAACGGCGGACGTCGTGCTGCTAACTGACCTGCTGGAACATGTCGAGGACGACACGGCAGCTCTTGCGGCAATCGCGGCGGATCCGGCAACCGGTTCAAGCGTTTTCATCATTACCGTGCCGGCGTTCATGAGGCTGTTTTCGGAGCATGACAGGCAGTTGCGGCATTTCCGCCGCTACACTAAAGCGGAACTGGAGAGAACGGCCGGGTCCGCCGGGTTGGAAATACTGGAGTCCGGCTATTTTTTCACGGGACTGGCCGCCGTCCGCTTCATGCAAAAAGTATCGGAACGACCGCAAGGCCACGCCGGGGATTTCTCGGGCGTGGCGCTGTGGAAATACGGCCGCGCGGCGGCTGCGCTGGCCGCGAAACTGCTGATACTGGAATTTATGCTGACCGGTTTTTTAAGACGGGCCGGAGTCGCCTGCCCCGGCCTGTCGGCCTATGCGATATGCAAAAAACAGCTCTTGTAATACCCGCGCACAACGAGGAAAACCGGCTGGATTTAAAC
The Elusimicrobiaceae bacterium genome window above contains:
- a CDS encoding class I SAM-dependent methyltransferase, producing the protein MDLRELRLQGNAGGTRHPWELARLEIAGRLIQKHARRIRSILDIGCGDGYLMAGLARRFGAAAAGVDTAASPEETASANRRFAAAGIKAEMTVSLTAARALLPGETADVVLLTDLLEHVEDDTAALAAIAADPATGSSVFIITVPAFMRLFSEHDRQLRHFRRYTKAELERTAGSAGLEILESGYFFTGLAAVRFMQKVSERPQGHAGDFSGVALWKYGRAAAALAAKLLILEFMLTGFLRRAGVACPGLSAYAICKKQLL